A window from Paraburkholderia acidiphila encodes these proteins:
- a CDS encoding porin, with protein sequence MLTVLAAGLPVTSHAQSSVTLYGIIDGGVTYLSNSGGARVVKFDDGVSWGNRWGVKGTEDLGGGLSAVFVLENGFHLGNGALAQGGAEFGRQAYVGLSNAWGTLSLGNQYDMTREIMSNYNISGWASGYAIHQGDFDRLNGDRLPNSVKFASKEFAGFSFGGMYSFGGVAGDFHQNSAWSAGAHYATGQFTIGTAYTQLNNPHGVSAFDPYAMIGTKTFLGQPTVSVDPATGAVTDLYANSAFPVDRQSTFGVGASYAFDKVTLMGNFTYTTIKAFGTESHMKVAEGGANWQVTPAFSAIGGYQYTNFEGHHWNQLSAGLHYLLSKRTDVYLSGDWLKASSGVDAVIGYAFTPSTTTTQADVRIGMRHSF encoded by the coding sequence ATGCTAACGGTATTGGCGGCGGGATTGCCTGTCACAAGCCATGCTCAGAGCAGCGTGACGCTATACGGAATCATCGACGGCGGCGTGACCTACTTGAGCAACTCGGGTGGCGCGCGCGTCGTGAAGTTCGATGATGGGGTGTCGTGGGGGAACCGCTGGGGCGTGAAAGGCACCGAGGATCTCGGCGGCGGACTGTCGGCAGTGTTCGTGCTCGAAAATGGTTTTCATCTGGGCAACGGCGCGCTCGCGCAGGGTGGCGCGGAATTCGGCCGGCAGGCGTATGTTGGACTGAGCAACGCCTGGGGCACGCTGTCGCTCGGCAACCAGTACGACATGACACGGGAGATCATGTCGAACTACAACATCTCCGGTTGGGCGAGCGGGTACGCGATTCACCAGGGCGACTTCGATCGCCTCAATGGCGACCGGCTGCCGAACTCGGTGAAGTTCGCCTCGAAGGAATTCGCGGGCTTTTCGTTCGGCGGCATGTACTCGTTCGGCGGAGTCGCGGGCGACTTCCACCAGAACAGCGCATGGAGCGCGGGCGCGCACTATGCGACTGGCCAGTTCACGATCGGCACGGCTTACACACAGCTGAACAACCCGCATGGCGTCTCCGCATTCGATCCCTACGCGATGATCGGAACGAAGACGTTTCTCGGCCAGCCGACGGTTAGCGTGGACCCGGCGACGGGTGCAGTCACCGATCTGTACGCGAACTCCGCGTTCCCGGTGGACCGGCAGAGCACGTTTGGCGTGGGTGCGAGCTACGCGTTCGACAAGGTGACGCTGATGGGCAACTTCACCTATACGACGATCAAGGCATTCGGCACCGAGTCGCACATGAAGGTTGCCGAAGGCGGCGCGAACTGGCAGGTTACGCCGGCGTTCAGCGCGATCGGCGGCTATCAGTACACGAACTTCGAGGGTCATCACTGGAACCAGCTATCCGCCGGGTTGCACTATCTGCTCTCCAAGCGAACCGATGTTTATCTGTCGGGCGACTGGCTGAAGGCATCGAGTGGCGTCGATGCGGTGATCGGCTACGCTTTCACGCCGTCGACAACGACGACCCAGGCCGATGTGCGCATCGGCATGCGGCATTCGTTCTGA
- a CDS encoding GMC family oxidoreductase: MGASMFDYIIVGGGSAGCILADRLSESGKFRVLLLEAGSADKSMWLRMPLGFAKLFYHPKYNWRYQTAPQRELAGQRVYTPRGKVLGGSGAINAMIYVRGQQRDFDDWAAQGNPGWGWDDVLPWFKRLESHHAGDTEWHSSSGKIRITRDAVHPICESFFEACTALGHRRNDDFNGVRLEGFGVYDINTRDGQRDSSCTAYLHPAIKRSNLVVQTDALVERVLFDRDRKATGVNVLIRGHRQHFAARREVILCAGAVETPKLLQCSGVGDAELLRRHQIPVVHHSPAVGQNLQDHLCASYYYRANCPTVNDEVRSLPQQARAMLQYLFRRKGIFATTVKAGGFLRTSGAEKAPNVQLYFNPLSYVLPESGGMPRVEPYSGYTIFFAPCRPTSRGSIALTSADIHAAPHIDPNYLSTEHDQAEAIAGSRLVRDLAATPWLKRITAEEVRPAEAVSDDASMLQFFREQSGSIYHLCGSCAMGSDTQRSVVNGQLRVHGMTNLRVVDASVFPNITSGNINAPTMMVAEKAADMILESAAD, from the coding sequence ATGGGTGCATCGATGTTCGACTACATCATCGTCGGGGGCGGCTCCGCTGGCTGTATCCTCGCGGACCGCCTGAGCGAGTCCGGCAAGTTCCGCGTGCTGCTGCTCGAGGCGGGCAGCGCGGACAAATCCATGTGGCTGCGCATGCCGCTCGGGTTCGCCAAGCTGTTCTATCACCCGAAATACAACTGGCGCTATCAGACGGCGCCGCAGCGTGAGCTGGCGGGCCAGCGCGTCTATACGCCCCGCGGCAAGGTGCTGGGTGGTTCCGGCGCGATCAACGCCATGATTTACGTGCGTGGCCAGCAACGGGATTTCGACGACTGGGCCGCGCAGGGCAATCCGGGCTGGGGCTGGGACGACGTGCTGCCCTGGTTCAAGCGGCTGGAATCGCACCACGCGGGCGATACCGAATGGCATAGCAGCAGCGGCAAGATTCGCATTACGCGCGACGCTGTCCACCCGATCTGCGAGTCGTTTTTCGAGGCATGCACGGCGCTGGGCCATCGCCGCAACGATGATTTCAATGGCGTGCGGCTCGAAGGCTTCGGCGTCTACGACATCAACACACGCGACGGGCAACGGGATTCATCGTGCACAGCCTACTTGCATCCCGCCATCAAGCGTTCGAATCTCGTGGTGCAGACCGATGCGCTCGTGGAGCGTGTCCTCTTCGACCGCGACCGGAAGGCGACCGGTGTCAATGTGCTGATCAGGGGCCATCGCCAGCATTTCGCCGCCCGTCGCGAAGTCATCCTTTGCGCTGGCGCGGTGGAGACGCCGAAGCTGCTGCAATGCTCGGGCGTGGGCGACGCGGAACTGCTACGGCGACACCAGATTCCGGTGGTCCATCATTCACCCGCGGTTGGCCAGAACCTGCAGGACCACCTGTGCGCGTCGTACTACTATCGCGCGAACTGTCCAACCGTGAACGACGAGGTACGCAGCCTGCCGCAGCAGGCGCGGGCCATGCTGCAGTACCTGTTCAGACGCAAGGGGATCTTTGCGACAACGGTCAAGGCCGGCGGCTTCCTGCGCACGAGCGGCGCGGAGAAAGCACCGAATGTGCAGTTGTACTTCAACCCGCTTTCCTATGTCCTGCCCGAATCGGGTGGCATGCCGCGCGTCGAGCCGTACTCCGGCTACACGATTTTTTTCGCACCGTGCAGACCGACCAGTCGTGGCTCCATCGCGTTGACCAGCGCCGACATTCACGCAGCGCCACACATCGATCCCAACTACCTGTCGACTGAGCACGATCAGGCCGAGGCGATTGCCGGCAGCCGGCTCGTGCGCGATCTTGCGGCAACGCCCTGGCTCAAAAGGATTACGGCCGAAGAAGTCCGTCCGGCCGAGGCGGTGTCCGACGACGCGAGCATGCTGCAGTTCTTTCGCGAGCAGAGCGGATCGATCTACCACCTCTGCGGTTCGTGCGCGATGGGCAGCGATACGCAACGCTCGGTCGTGAACGGCCAATTGCGGGTGCACGGCATGACGAACCTGCGTGTGGTGGATGCCTCGGTGTTCCCGAACATCACCTCGGGCAACATCAACGCACCGACGATGATGGTTGCGGAAAAGGCGGCAGACATGATTCTGGAGAGCGCGGCCGACTGA
- a CDS encoding mandelate racemase/muconate lactonizing enzyme family protein translates to MKITSLETYVVAVPPPYIGGRYWIFVKLKTACGIEGVGEVYAASFHPDVMEKAIADVYERYLENHDPHHIERFFREAYSSGFTQRPDVSMMGIVSGLEMACWDIIGKAANKPVYELIGGKVNERLRSYTYLYPKNDDGTYSHDYEDIEPSVRCAEEYVKQGFTAIKFDPAGPYTAYCGHQLSLELLEQSAAFCRRLREAVGSKCDLIFGTHGQMTPSAAVRLARYIEPYDPLWFEEPVPPGQSEAMGRVAQKTSIPVATGERLTTKYEFFDVLRNNAASILQMNLGRVGGILEAKKIASLAEVYYAQIAPHLYNGPIGAAASIQLGVASPNFLIQESIMRWEGFHAEILKKPIVWEDGYIIPSSEPGLGVELDMEVVKANMPYTSRRLHLTVSTQPFDVKAGPSDSWKARYAVDKE, encoded by the coding sequence ATGAAAATCACCTCGCTTGAAACTTACGTCGTTGCCGTGCCGCCTCCGTACATTGGTGGGCGCTACTGGATCTTCGTGAAGCTGAAAACGGCCTGCGGCATCGAGGGCGTGGGCGAAGTCTACGCGGCAAGCTTCCATCCCGACGTGATGGAAAAGGCCATCGCCGACGTGTACGAGCGTTACCTCGAGAACCACGATCCGCACCATATCGAACGGTTCTTTCGCGAAGCCTATTCGAGCGGCTTCACGCAGCGTCCCGATGTGAGCATGATGGGAATCGTGAGCGGCCTGGAGATGGCGTGCTGGGACATCATCGGCAAGGCGGCGAACAAACCGGTCTACGAACTGATCGGCGGCAAGGTCAATGAGCGCCTGCGTTCCTATACCTACCTGTATCCGAAGAACGATGACGGCACGTACAGTCACGATTACGAGGACATCGAACCGTCGGTTCGGTGTGCAGAGGAATACGTGAAGCAGGGATTCACGGCGATCAAGTTCGATCCGGCCGGACCTTATACGGCCTATTGTGGGCACCAGCTCAGCCTGGAACTGCTCGAGCAGTCTGCTGCATTCTGCCGGCGCCTGCGTGAAGCGGTCGGCTCGAAGTGCGATCTCATCTTCGGTACGCACGGGCAGATGACGCCTTCGGCTGCGGTGCGGCTCGCCCGCTATATCGAGCCCTACGACCCGCTGTGGTTCGAAGAGCCCGTTCCGCCGGGGCAGTCCGAGGCGATGGGACGGGTCGCGCAGAAGACCAGCATTCCGGTTGCGACCGGCGAGCGCCTGACCACCAAGTACGAGTTCTTCGACGTGCTGCGCAACAATGCGGCCTCGATCCTGCAGATGAATCTCGGGCGCGTTGGCGGCATTCTCGAAGCGAAGAAGATCGCGAGTCTGGCCGAGGTCTACTACGCGCAGATCGCGCCTCACCTTTACAACGGTCCGATCGGCGCGGCCGCCAGTATTCAGCTCGGCGTGGCGTCGCCCAATTTTCTGATCCAGGAAAGCATCATGCGCTGGGAAGGCTTCCACGCCGAGATCCTGAAGAAGCCAATCGTTTGGGAAGACGGCTACATCATCCCGTCGAGCGAACCGGGTCTCGGCGTCGAACTCGACATGGAAGTCGTCAAGGCGAACATGCCGTACACGAGCCGACGGCTGCACCTCACCGTCTCGACGCAGCCGTTCGATGTGAAGGCCGGTCCGTCCGACAGCTGGAAAGCGCGCTACGCGGTCGACAAGGAATAG